The following nucleotide sequence is from Salinigranum halophilum.
CGACTCCGTCCTCGCCTGTGCGGGTGGCGGTTCGAACACGATGGGCACGTTCGCACACTTCGTCGACGACTCCGAGGTCGAACTGTTCGCCATCGAGGCCGGCGGGTCGTCGCTCGCCGTCGACGAAGCGGCAGGCGTCGCGCCCAACTCGGCGTCGCTGTCGACGGGGAACGAGGGAATCCTCCACGGTGCCCGGACGAAGCTCCTGCAGGACTCCAGCGGGCAGATCATGGAGTCGCACTCGGTCTCGTCGGGACTCGACTACGCCGGCGTGGGCCCGGAACTCGCCCACCTCGTCGACACCGACCGCGTCACGCCCGTGAACGTCGACGACGACACCGCGCTCGAGGGGTTTCACCGACTGTCGCAGATGGAAGGCATCATCCCGGCGCTGGAGACCGCCCACGCCTTCGGCTTCCTCGAAGCGCACACCGACCAGGTCGGCGACCTCACCGTGGTGAACGTCTCGGGGAGGGGGGACAAGGACCTGGAGACGGTCATCGAGGAGACCGCGGACCGAGACATCGCGAACGCGCCCGACATGGACATGTTCGCTGGAGGGCTGTGATGTCGGGTATCGCCGAGGCGTTCGCCGACGGCCCCGCGTTCGTCCCGTATCTCGCGGCGGGCGACCCCGACTACGAGCAGTCTCTCGAGTACGTCGAGGCGCTCGCACGCGGCGGCGCGGACATCATCGAACTCGGTCTCCCCTTCTCGGAACCGATCGCCGAGGGGCCGACCATCCAGCAGGCCATCGTCCGCTCGCTCGAAGGAGGGATGACGCCCACGCGCTTTTTCGAGTTCGTCCAGGACCTCGACGTGGACGTCCCCCTCGTCTGTATGACCTACTACAACCTCATCTACCAGTACGGGAGGAGCGAGGCGCGTCGCGCCTCGGAGACGGCGAGCGGCGACGCCGCGAGCGAGGCCGGCACACCCGGCCCCGAGGCGTTCGTCGCGCGTGCGGCCGAGGTCGGTATCGAGGGCTTCGTGGTGCCCGACCTCCCGGCCGAGGAGGCCGACGACCTCCGGGAGGCCTGTGACGAGTACGGACTCGACCTCGTCTTCATCGTCGCGCCGACGACGAAGGGCGACAGGCTGCGCCGCATCATGGAGCAGGTGTCGGGCTACGTCTACGTCCAGGCGCGCCTCGGGGTGACGGGCGCGCGCGACGACGTCTCCTCGCAGACGGACGAGTCGCTCGCGCGGCTCACGGAGTGGGACGTCCCGAAGGCCGTCGGCTTCGGCATCAAGACCGGCGAACACGCAGAACGCGTCGTTCGGGCCGGTGCCGACGGCGTCATCGTCGGCTCGGCGCTCGTCGACATCGTCGCCGAGGGGGCCGAACACGATGCGCCGACTGCGGACACGGCGAGCCGCCTCGAAGCGAAGGCTCGAGAGTTGAAACAGGGCGCCCTCAGCGGCAGCGAGACGGCGCAATCGACACCGCAAACGGAACGCACATAACCACCGATTGATACAGATTCTCACACTACAACCATGGACGCCGGAATCTCAGCACGACTCGACCGCATCTCGACACGCGGCAAGTACCTCATCGTCCCGATGGACCACGGCATCACGCTGGGGGCCATCAAGGGGCTGAAAGACATCGAATCGACCATCGACGGCATCACGCGCGGTGGCGCCGACGCCGTCCTGACGCAGAAAGGCATCGCCCCGCGCGTCCACGCGAACAAGAACGGCGCGGGCTACATCGTACACCTCAACGCCTCGACCAGCGTCGGCCCGGACTCGAACGACAAACGCCACACCGGGACGGTGAAAGAGGCGATTCGGGCGGGCGCAGACGCCGTCTCTTTCCACATCAACGTCGGCTCGAACTACGAACCCGACCAGATCTCCGAACTCGCGCGTGTCACCGAACAGGCGAGTGACTACGGCATCCCGGTCCTCGCGATGGCGTACGCCCGCGGGGCCAACCTCGAAGGTGAGGACCCCGAGCACGACGCGGAGTACCTCGGCCACGCCGTCCGCCTCGCGGAGGAACTCGGTGCGGACGTGGTCAAGACGGCCTACAGCGGCGACGCCGACTCCTTCCAGCACGTCGTCGAGTCCACCCGTCTCCCGGTCGTCATCGCTGGCGGGGCGAAGGGGACCGACAGACAGACGGTCCAGAACGTCCGCGGGGCGATGGACGGCGGTGCCGCCGGCGTCTCGATGGGTCGCTCTATCTTCCAGCACGACGACCCCGAGGCGATTACGCGCGCCGTCTCGGCCATCATCCACGACGACGCCTCCGCCGACGAGGCGCTCGACGTCGCGGGCCTCTCCGAAGAGGCCGGCGCTCAGGCCTGACGGCGGCGTCGCTCACCGGGCCGCGACCCGCGCTGTTTTCACCGTCCCCATCGAACCGCGGCTGTGAACGTTACATACGACTACGCTGACACGACGGTCGTCGTCACCGGTGCGTCCTCGGGTATCGGTCGCGCCGTCGCCCAGCGGTTCGGTTCGGCAGGTGCGACAGTCATCAACGCGGACGTCAGACCCGACCCGAAAGACACCGACGAGACGCGCCCGACGCACGAACTCGTCGCCGAGGCTGGCGGCGTCGGTCGATACGTCGAGACCGACGTCTCGAACGTCGACGACATCGAGACCGTCGTCGAAACCGCCCGCGAGTTCGGCGGCGTCGACGTCATGGTGAACAACGCGGGTATCTTCCGCCCGGGGAACATCCTCGACCTCGACCCCGCGGACTTCGACCGGCTCCACGCGGTGAACGCGAAGGGCGTCTTCTACGGCACGCAGGTCGCGGCGAAGGACATGATCGACCGCGGGGCCGGCGGCAGCATCATCAACACGGCCTCTATCAGCGCCGAACTCGCGCAGTTCGACCACGTCCAGTACGACTCGACCAAGGGCGGCGTGAAGATGATTACCCGCGGCGCGGCGCTCGAACTCGCCGACCACGGCATCCGCGTCAACGCTGTCGCGCCCGGCCACGTCGCCACCGAGATCAGCGAGGGCTGGTCGGAGAGTGCCCCACAGGAGGTCCGCGCGGGCGAGGTCATCAAGCACGTCCCGCTCGGCCGCGCGGCCGACCCCAAGGACGTCGCGGGCGCGTACCTCTTCCTCGCGAGCGACGACGCCGGCTACGTCACCGGCGAGACCGTGTGGGTCGACGGCGGCCTCCAGGTGTTCTGAGGGCACCGCCGCGCTGGATGTCGGATTCGCCACGTTCAAGCCCGCCCATCGAGTGGATTCGCCCATGACACGAAGCGTCTGGCTCAAGGCCGACGACAGCGTCGGCGACTGGGAGGCGAGGAAACGACGCATCACCGCCGGCCTGGAGTCCGGTGTCGACTGGGTACTCGTCGACGAGGGCGACGTCGACCGCGTGCGCGACCTCGGGA
It contains:
- a CDS encoding SDR family NAD(P)-dependent oxidoreductase, encoding MNVTYDYADTTVVVTGASSGIGRAVAQRFGSAGATVINADVRPDPKDTDETRPTHELVAEAGGVGRYVETDVSNVDDIETVVETAREFGGVDVMVNNAGIFRPGNILDLDPADFDRLHAVNAKGVFYGTQVAAKDMIDRGAGGSIINTASISAELAQFDHVQYDSTKGGVKMITRGAALELADHGIRVNAVAPGHVATEISEGWSESAPQEVRAGEVIKHVPLGRAADPKDVAGAYLFLASDDAGYVTGETVWVDGGLQVF
- a CDS encoding 2-amino-3,7-dideoxy-D-threo-hept-6-ulosonate synthase, producing the protein MDAGISARLDRISTRGKYLIVPMDHGITLGAIKGLKDIESTIDGITRGGADAVLTQKGIAPRVHANKNGAGYIVHLNASTSVGPDSNDKRHTGTVKEAIRAGADAVSFHINVGSNYEPDQISELARVTEQASDYGIPVLAMAYARGANLEGEDPEHDAEYLGHAVRLAEELGADVVKTAYSGDADSFQHVVESTRLPVVIAGGAKGTDRQTVQNVRGAMDGGAAGVSMGRSIFQHDDPEAITRAVSAIIHDDASADEALDVAGLSEEAGAQA
- the trpA gene encoding tryptophan synthase subunit alpha, giving the protein MSGIAEAFADGPAFVPYLAAGDPDYEQSLEYVEALARGGADIIELGLPFSEPIAEGPTIQQAIVRSLEGGMTPTRFFEFVQDLDVDVPLVCMTYYNLIYQYGRSEARRASETASGDAASEAGTPGPEAFVARAAEVGIEGFVVPDLPAEEADDLREACDEYGLDLVFIVAPTTKGDRLRRIMEQVSGYVYVQARLGVTGARDDVSSQTDESLARLTEWDVPKAVGFGIKTGEHAERVVRAGADGVIVGSALVDIVAEGAEHDAPTADTASRLEAKARELKQGALSGSETAQSTPQTERT